Proteins from a genomic interval of Zingiber officinale cultivar Zhangliang chromosome 1B, Zo_v1.1, whole genome shotgun sequence:
- the LOC121988334 gene encoding phenylcoumaran benzylic ether reductase Pyrc5-like: MASKSKILVIGATGYIGKHIALASAREGHSTFAFVRAAAGADQPPAKAKLLQDFQAAGVTLVHGDLYDHGSLVSAIKQVDVVISTVGTLQLKDQTKIIDAIKDSGTHIKRFLPSEFGNDVDRVNAVEPAKSTFDIKVQIRRAVEASGIPYTYVSSNFFAGYFLPTLGQAAVAGLPTDKVVILGDGNVKGVFANEDDIGTYTVKAVDDPRTLNKVLYLRPPSNILSHNELVSLWEKKVGKSFERVYVPEEEVLKKIQESPFPLNVIYAIHHSVFIKGDHTNFEIEPSFGVEASELYPDVKYTSVDEYLNRFL, translated from the exons ATGGCGTCGAAGAGCAAGATTCTAGTGATCGGCGCCACCGGATACATCGGCAAGCACATCGCTCTCGCCAGCGCTAGGGAAGGCCACTCCACCTTCGCCTTCGTCCGTGCCGCCGCTGGCGCCGACCAGCCCCCTGCCAAGGCCAAGCTCCTCCAAGACTTCCAGGCCGCCGGCGTCACGCTCGTCCAC GGGGATCTGTACGACCACGGGAGCCTGGTGAGCGCCATCAAGCAAGTCGACGTCGTTATCTCCACCGTCGGCACTTTGCAGTTGAAGGATCAAACCAAGATCATCGACGCCATCAAAGATTCCGGCACCCACATCAAG AGGTTTTTACCTTCCGAGTTCGGCAACGATGTCGATCGAGTGAACGCCGTAGAGCCGGCCAAGTCAACCTTCGACATCAAGGTACAGATCCGAAGGGCCGTGGAGGCTTCAGGGATCCCTTACACTTACGTGTCCAGCAATTTCTTCGCCGGGTACTTCCTCCCAACGCTCGGGCAGGCTGCAGTTGCCGGTCTTCCAACAGACAAAGTCGTCATTTTGGGTGATGGGAACGTCAAAG GTGTGTTTGCCAATGAAGATGACATCGGAACATACACTGTCAAAGCAGTGGACGATCCCAGAACATTGAACAAGGTCCTGTATCTGAGACCGCCAAGCAACATCCTATCGCACAACGAGCTCGTTTCTCTTTGGGAAAAGAAAGTCGGCAAGTCCTTCGAACGGGTCTATGTTCCTGAAGAAGAAGTTCTGAAGAAGATCCAAG AATCTCCTTTCCCATTGAACGTGATTTATGCAATTCATCACTCGGTCTTCATCAAGGGCGACCACACCAACTTCGAGATCGAACCATCATTCGGCGTGGAGGCCTCGGAACTCTACCCCGATGTCAAATATACTTCTGTCGATGAATACCTGAATCGTTTTCTCTAA